The following coding sequences are from one Frigoribacterium sp. Leaf415 window:
- a CDS encoding class I SAM-dependent methyltransferase yields MTHQPTQEGFDPAAHGFDPARPDSDLAASFGLAADVYERGRPSYPLEAVEWLLPEGACHVVDLGAGTGKLTRLLLDRAPSVTAVEPSPGMRATLEQVVPGATSVAGSAESIPLGDDSVDAVLVAQAWHWVDTDRAVPEIARVLRPGGTLGLIWNIRDESVPWVAELSRVMHQPRERDMGSDAPVVGAPFGTVERHDVAWVHELGRDEFLAMIASRSYVITLSPDDRAAVLRDVEQLLDTHPDTRGVDLIRLPYVARCSRAVLPS; encoded by the coding sequence GTGACACATCAACCAACCCAGGAGGGGTTCGACCCGGCTGCCCACGGCTTCGACCCCGCACGACCCGATTCCGACCTCGCCGCCTCGTTCGGGCTGGCCGCCGACGTCTACGAGAGGGGCCGCCCGTCGTACCCCCTCGAGGCCGTCGAGTGGCTGCTGCCCGAGGGCGCCTGTCACGTGGTCGACCTGGGGGCCGGCACGGGCAAGCTCACCCGTCTGCTGCTCGACCGTGCTCCGTCGGTCACGGCCGTCGAGCCCTCGCCCGGCATGCGCGCCACCCTCGAGCAGGTCGTCCCCGGGGCGACGTCGGTCGCGGGGTCCGCCGAGAGCATCCCCCTCGGGGACGACTCGGTCGACGCCGTCCTCGTCGCGCAGGCCTGGCACTGGGTCGACACCGACCGAGCCGTGCCCGAGATCGCCCGCGTGCTGCGCCCCGGCGGCACGCTCGGCCTGATCTGGAACATCCGCGACGAGTCGGTGCCGTGGGTCGCGGAGCTCAGCCGGGTGATGCACCAGCCGCGCGAGCGCGACATGGGGTCGGACGCCCCGGTCGTCGGTGCGCCGTTCGGCACCGTCGAGCGACACGACGTCGCCTGGGTGCACGAACTGGGTCGCGACGAGTTCCTCGCCATGATCGCGTCCCGCAGCTACGTCATCACGCTCTCGCCGGACGACCGCGCGGCCGTCCTGCGCGACGTCGAGCAGCTGCTCGACACCCACCCCGACACCCGCGGCGTCGACCTCATCCGCCTGCCGTACGTCGCGCGGTGCTCGCGGGCCGTCCTGCCCTCGTAG
- a CDS encoding amidohydrolase family protein, with the protein MDQEARLVTVDHAWSGRWSGRSLLRLDAHGVVFAGSADAHDADTLAGAELPHVPGTVLAPFTDSHVHLGLIDAAQLTVGGISRVVDLGWDPAIAHGWLGRSGRDGWPEVTIAGGLITAPGGYPSRSGWAPPRASLVVAGLRASTRLRRAARLVEQQHALGASIVKVALNTDAGPVLDDATLQVVVDATHGLGLPVVAHVQGVGQAARAADAGVDRFAHTPFSERLDDELVARLAASTTWVSTLDIHGYGVGGVAHETAVDNLSRFRAAGGRVLYGTDLGNGDLPLGVNERELRAMGRAGFGLAGLLDALAPDVAEPTGGARLPFTRVTWIADAPRASASSDERAAWLARATALTADELLAVALEEKT; encoded by the coding sequence ATGGACCAGGAGGCGCGGCTCGTCACGGTCGACCACGCCTGGTCGGGCCGGTGGTCCGGTCGCAGCCTGTTGCGGCTCGACGCCCACGGCGTCGTCTTCGCCGGGTCGGCCGACGCGCACGACGCCGACACCCTGGCCGGGGCCGAGCTGCCGCACGTGCCGGGCACCGTGCTCGCCCCCTTCACCGACTCGCACGTCCACCTCGGCCTGATCGACGCCGCGCAGCTGACCGTCGGCGGCATCTCGCGGGTCGTCGACCTCGGGTGGGACCCGGCGATCGCGCACGGCTGGCTCGGCCGGTCGGGGCGGGACGGCTGGCCCGAGGTGACGATCGCCGGTGGGCTGATCACCGCACCGGGCGGGTACCCGAGCCGGTCGGGCTGGGCGCCGCCCCGCGCCTCCCTGGTGGTGGCCGGCCTGCGCGCCTCGACCCGGCTGCGCCGCGCGGCCCGGCTCGTCGAACAGCAGCACGCCCTCGGCGCCTCGATCGTCAAGGTCGCCCTGAACACCGACGCCGGGCCCGTGCTCGACGACGCGACGCTGCAGGTCGTCGTCGACGCCACGCACGGACTCGGCCTGCCCGTGGTCGCCCACGTCCAGGGGGTCGGCCAGGCCGCCCGCGCGGCGGACGCCGGGGTCGACCGGTTCGCGCACACGCCCTTCAGCGAACGGCTCGACGACGAGCTGGTCGCGCGGCTGGCCGCCTCGACGACGTGGGTGAGCACGCTGGACATCCACGGCTACGGTGTCGGCGGGGTCGCGCACGAGACGGCGGTCGACAACCTCTCGCGCTTCCGTGCCGCGGGCGGCCGGGTGCTCTACGGCACCGATCTCGGCAACGGCGACCTGCCGCTCGGCGTGAACGAGCGCGAGCTGCGTGCGATGGGCCGGGCCGGCTTCGGGCTGGCCGGACTCCTCGACGCCCTCGCCCCCGACGTCGCCGAGCCGACCGGCGGCGCACGCCTGCCGTTCACCCGCGTGACCTGGATCGCCGACGCGCCCCGCGCCTCCGCGTCCTCCGACGAGCGGGCCGCCTGGCTCGCGCGCGCGACCGCACTGACCGCCGACGAGCTGCTCGCCGTCGCCCTCGAGGAGAAGACTTGA
- a CDS encoding kynureninase: protein MTDPLAYPADSTDPDEQASAHPAGPLDAADPLASFVDRFVPAVDVVSYLDGNSLGRPVTATLSRLSEFVEGAWGTRLIRSWDERWMSLPTELGDRIAAACLGAAPGQTVVADSTTVLLYKAIRAALRARPDRHEIVIDDDQFPTDRFVVEGIAREHGATIRWIAVDKATGVTVSQVRDVVGPETALLLVNHVSYRSGWLVDLPAVTTLVHEAGGLVLADLCHSVGVVPMQLDEWGVDLAVGCTYKYLNGGPGAPAFVYARASLLPELDQPIQGWMGAADVFAMADGYEAAAGIRRFVSGTPPVMGMLAMHDMLDLIDEAGIDAIRTKSLALTDYAFDLVDAWLVPLGVTVATPRAAAERGSHVTITHESFRGIVARLWDAGVVPDFRNPDALRIGLSPLSTSFAEVRIGIAAIRAALLAD from the coding sequence ATGACCGATCCGCTCGCCTACCCCGCCGACTCCACCGACCCCGACGAGCAGGCCTCGGCGCATCCCGCCGGCCCGCTCGACGCTGCCGACCCGCTGGCGTCGTTCGTCGACCGGTTCGTGCCGGCCGTCGACGTGGTCTCGTACCTCGACGGCAACTCGCTGGGGCGGCCCGTGACCGCCACGCTGTCGCGACTGTCCGAGTTCGTCGAGGGCGCCTGGGGCACGCGGTTGATCCGTTCGTGGGACGAGCGCTGGATGTCGCTGCCGACCGAGCTCGGCGACCGCATCGCGGCGGCCTGCCTCGGTGCCGCGCCGGGTCAGACGGTCGTGGCCGACTCGACGACCGTGCTGCTCTACAAGGCGATCCGCGCCGCTCTGCGGGCCCGGCCCGACCGCCACGAGATCGTGATCGACGACGACCAGTTCCCGACCGACCGCTTCGTCGTCGAGGGCATCGCGCGGGAGCACGGGGCGACGATCCGCTGGATCGCCGTCGACAAGGCGACCGGCGTGACCGTGTCGCAGGTGCGCGACGTCGTGGGGCCCGAGACGGCACTGCTGCTGGTGAACCACGTGTCGTACCGGTCGGGGTGGCTGGTCGACCTGCCGGCCGTCACGACGCTCGTGCACGAGGCGGGCGGGCTCGTGCTGGCCGACCTCTGCCACAGCGTCGGCGTCGTGCCGATGCAGCTCGACGAGTGGGGTGTCGACCTCGCCGTCGGCTGCACATACAAGTACCTCAACGGCGGCCCGGGTGCCCCCGCCTTCGTCTACGCCCGCGCCTCGCTGCTGCCCGAACTCGACCAGCCGATCCAGGGGTGGATGGGCGCGGCCGACGTGTTCGCGATGGCCGACGGGTACGAGGCGGCGGCCGGCATCCGACGGTTCGTCAGCGGGACTCCCCCGGTGATGGGCATGCTCGCGATGCACGACATGCTCGACCTGATCGACGAGGCCGGCATCGACGCCATCAGGACGAAGTCGCTCGCCCTGACCGACTACGCCTTCGACCTCGTCGACGCCTGGCTCGTGCCGCTCGGGGTGACCGTCGCTACTCCCCGGGCCGCGGCGGAACGCGGCAGCCACGTCACCATCACGCACGAGTCGTTCCGCGGCATCGTGGCCCGGCTCTGGGACGCCGGCGTCGTGCCCGACTTCCGCAACCCCGACGCCCTGCGCATCGGACTGTCGCCGCTCAGCACCTCGTTCGCCGAGGTGCGCATCGGCATCGCCGCGATCCGGGCGGCCCTGCTCGCCGACTGA
- the nrdF gene encoding class 1b ribonucleoside-diphosphate reductase subunit beta yields the protein MTITDPVHATGKSVPLITSVSAINWNRIHDDKDVEVWNRLVNNFWLPEKIPLSNDVQSWNTLTPEEQQMTMRVFTGLTLLDTIQGTVGAISLIPDAITPHEEAVYTNIAFMESVHAKSYSSIFSTLASTPEIDDAFRWSTENVNLQKKAQIVLDYYTGDDPLKRKVASTLLESFLFYSGFYLPMYWSSRAKLTNTADLIRLIIRDEAVHGYYIGYKFQKGLEGASEERKQEIKDYTFNLLFELYENEIQYTQDLYDGVGLSEDVKKFLHYNANKALMNLGYEPMFPKETTDVNPAILSALSPNADENHDFFSGSGSSYVIGKAVNTEDEDWDF from the coding sequence ATGACCATCACCGATCCGGTGCACGCCACCGGCAAGTCGGTCCCGCTGATCACGTCGGTCAGTGCGATCAACTGGAACCGCATCCACGACGACAAAGACGTCGAGGTCTGGAACCGGCTCGTCAACAACTTCTGGCTGCCCGAGAAGATCCCGCTGTCGAACGACGTGCAGTCGTGGAACACGCTGACCCCAGAAGAGCAGCAGATGACCATGCGGGTCTTCACCGGCCTGACGCTGCTCGACACCATCCAGGGCACCGTCGGCGCGATCAGCCTGATCCCTGACGCGATCACCCCGCACGAAGAGGCCGTCTACACGAACATCGCGTTCATGGAGTCGGTGCACGCCAAGAGCTACTCGTCGATCTTCTCGACCCTCGCGTCGACGCCCGAGATCGACGACGCCTTCCGCTGGTCGACCGAGAACGTCAACCTGCAGAAGAAGGCCCAGATCGTCCTCGACTACTACACGGGCGACGACCCGCTGAAGCGCAAGGTCGCCTCGACGCTGCTCGAGTCGTTCCTGTTCTACAGCGGCTTCTACCTGCCGATGTACTGGTCCTCGCGCGCCAAGCTGACCAACACGGCCGATCTGATCCGCCTCATCATCCGCGACGAGGCCGTGCACGGGTACTACATCGGCTACAAGTTCCAGAAGGGTCTCGAGGGCGCCTCCGAAGAGCGTAAGCAAGAGATCAAGGACTACACGTTCAACCTGCTCTTCGAGCTGTACGAGAACGAGATCCAGTACACGCAAGACCTGTACGACGGCGTCGGCCTCAGCGAGGACGTCAAGAAGTTCTTGCACTACAACGCTAACAAGGCGCTGATGAACCTCGGCTACGAGCCGATGTTCCCCAAAGAGACGACCGACGTGAACCCGGCGATCCTGTCTGCCCTCTCGCCGAACGCCGACGAGAATCACGACTTCTTCTCGGGGTCGGGCTCGTCGTACGTCATCGGCAAGGCCGTCAACACCGAAGACGAGGACTGGGACTTCTAG
- the nrdE gene encoding class 1b ribonucleoside-diphosphate reductase subunit alpha codes for MDYHSLNAMLNLYGPSGEIQFEKDREAAKQYFLQHVNQNTVFFHNLRERLDYLVENEYYEAATIEQYDFAFIEKLNDLAYSKKFRFQTFLGAFKYYTSYTLKTFDGKRYLERFEDRVVMTALGLAQGDEALAVDLVEEIIAGRFQPATPTFLNTAKAQRGELVSCFLLRIEDNMESISRGINSSLQLSKRGGGVALSLSNIREAGAPIKQIENQSSGIIPVMKLLEDSFSYANQLGARQGAGAVYLSAHHPDIMRFLDTKRENADEKIRIKTLSLGVVVPDITFELAKNNEDMYLFSPYDVEKVYGVPFGDVAISEKYREMVADSRIKKTKIKARDFFQTIAEIQFESGYPYIVFEDTVNKANPIKGRINMSNLCSEILQVNTPTTFNEDLSYNEIGKDISCNLGSMNIALSMDAPDLGKTVETAIRGLSAVSDMSHITSVRSIEVGNDQSHAIGLGQMNLHGYLARERVHYGTPEAIDFTNIYFYTVLFHALRASNTIAIERGVTFGGFEDSTYASGTFFDKYTETEWKPETERAAALFADAGVAIPTQDDWRALKASIMQHGIYNQNLQAVPPTGSISYINHSTSSIHPIASKIEIRKEGKLGRVYYPAPFMTNDNLEYYTDAYEIGPEKIIDTYAAATQHVDQGLSLTLFFKDTASTRDINKAQIYAWRKGIKTIYYIRLRQLALEGTEVDGCVSCML; via the coding sequence ATGGACTACCACTCCCTGAACGCGATGCTGAACCTCTACGGTCCCTCCGGCGAGATCCAGTTCGAGAAAGACCGCGAGGCGGCGAAGCAGTACTTCCTGCAGCACGTCAACCAGAACACGGTCTTCTTCCACAACCTGCGCGAGCGCCTCGACTACCTCGTCGAGAACGAGTACTACGAGGCCGCGACCATCGAGCAGTACGACTTCGCCTTCATCGAGAAGCTCAACGACCTCGCGTACTCGAAGAAGTTCCGGTTCCAGACCTTCCTCGGTGCGTTCAAGTACTACACCTCGTACACGCTCAAGACGTTCGACGGCAAGCGCTACCTCGAGCGCTTCGAAGACCGCGTCGTCATGACCGCCCTCGGCCTCGCCCAGGGCGACGAGGCACTCGCCGTCGACCTGGTCGAAGAGATCATCGCGGGCCGCTTCCAGCCGGCCACGCCGACCTTCCTGAACACGGCGAAGGCCCAGCGCGGCGAACTCGTCAGCTGCTTCCTGTTGCGCATCGAAGACAACATGGAGTCGATCTCGCGCGGCATCAACTCGTCGCTGCAGCTGTCGAAGCGCGGCGGCGGCGTCGCCCTGTCGCTCTCGAACATCCGCGAGGCCGGCGCACCGATCAAGCAGATCGAGAACCAGTCGTCGGGCATCATCCCCGTCATGAAGCTGCTCGAAGACAGCTTCAGCTACGCCAACCAGCTCGGTGCCCGTCAGGGTGCGGGTGCGGTCTACCTCAGCGCGCACCACCCCGACATCATGCGGTTCCTCGACACCAAGCGTGAGAACGCCGACGAGAAGATCCGCATCAAGACGCTGTCCCTCGGCGTCGTCGTGCCCGACATCACGTTCGAGCTCGCCAAGAACAACGAGGACATGTACCTCTTCTCGCCGTACGACGTCGAGAAGGTCTACGGCGTCCCCTTCGGCGACGTCGCGATCAGCGAGAAGTACCGCGAGATGGTCGCCGACTCGCGCATCAAGAAGACCAAGATCAAGGCGCGCGACTTCTTCCAGACGATCGCCGAGATCCAGTTCGAGTCGGGCTACCCCTACATCGTGTTCGAAGACACGGTCAACAAGGCGAACCCGATCAAGGGCCGCATCAACATGTCGAACCTGTGCTCCGAGATCCTGCAGGTCAACACGCCCACCACGTTCAACGAGGACCTCTCGTACAACGAGATCGGCAAGGACATCAGCTGCAACCTCGGCTCGATGAACATCGCCCTCTCGATGGACGCCCCCGACCTCGGCAAGACCGTCGAGACCGCGATCCGCGGCCTCAGCGCGGTCAGCGACATGAGCCACATCACCTCGGTGCGCTCGATCGAGGTCGGCAACGACCAGTCGCACGCCATCGGCCTCGGCCAGATGAACCTGCACGGCTACCTGGCCCGCGAGCGTGTCCACTACGGCACGCCCGAGGCGATCGACTTCACGAACATCTACTTCTACACGGTGCTGTTCCACGCCCTGCGTGCCTCGAACACCATCGCGATCGAGCGTGGCGTCACCTTCGGCGGTTTCGAGGACTCCACGTACGCGTCGGGCACCTTCTTCGACAAGTACACCGAGACCGAATGGAAGCCCGAGACCGAGCGTGCGGCCGCACTGTTCGCCGACGCCGGCGTCGCGATCCCCACGCAGGACGACTGGCGTGCGCTCAAGGCCAGCATCATGCAGCACGGCATCTACAACCAGAACCTGCAGGCCGTGCCGCCGACCGGGTCGATCTCGTACATCAACCACTCGACGTCGTCGATCCACCCGATCGCGTCGAAGATCGAGATCCGCAAAGAGGGCAAGCTCGGCCGCGTGTACTACCCGGCGCCGTTCATGACGAACGACAACCTCGAGTACTACACCGACGCGTACGAGATCGGGCCCGAGAAGATCATCGACACCTACGCCGCGGCGACGCAGCACGTCGACCAGGGCCTGTCGCTCACGCTCTTCTTCAAAGACACGGCGAGCACGCGCGACATCAACAAGGCGCAGATCTACGCATGGCGCAAGGGCATCAAGACGATCTACTACATCCGTCTGCGTCAGCTCGCGCTCGAGGGCACCGAGGTCGACGGCTGCGTCAGCTGCATGCTCTAG
- the nrdI gene encoding class Ib ribonucleoside-diphosphate reductase assembly flavoprotein NrdI — protein sequence MTNELVYFSSVSGNTDRFVKKLGVPAQRIPLFPSEPPLHVRDPYVLVLPTYGGGEGRGAVPKQVIRFLNDEGNRRLIRGVIAAGNTNFGEGYCLAGDIVSAKCDVPLLYRFEVFGTPDDVQAVHTGLEEFWTQQSMTSK from the coding sequence GTGACGAACGAACTCGTCTACTTCTCGAGCGTCTCGGGCAACACCGACCGCTTCGTGAAGAAGCTCGGTGTGCCGGCCCAGCGCATCCCGCTGTTCCCGTCCGAGCCACCGCTCCACGTCCGAGACCCCTACGTCCTCGTCCTGCCGACCTACGGCGGCGGCGAAGGGCGAGGCGCCGTCCCGAAGCAGGTCATCCGGTTCCTCAACGACGAGGGCAACCGGCGCCTCATCCGAGGCGTGATCGCGGCGGGCAACACCAACTTCGGAGAGGGCTACTGCCTGGCCGGCGACATCGTCTCGGCCAAGTGTGACGTTCCCCTTCTCTACCGTTTCGAAGTCTTCGGAACACCAGACGACGTACAAGCCGTACACACAGGATTGGAAGAATTTTGGACGCAGCAGTCGATGACCTCGAAGTGA
- the nrdH gene encoding glutaredoxin-like protein NrdH has protein sequence MAITVYTKPSCVQCTATYRALDNKGIEYDVLDVTADDAALEKVRALGYMQAPVVIADDDHWSGFRPDKIAALAAKVD, from the coding sequence ATGGCCATCACCGTCTACACCAAGCCGTCCTGCGTCCAGTGCACGGCCACCTACCGTGCCCTCGACAACAAGGGCATCGAGTACGACGTGCTCGACGTCACCGCCGACGACGCCGCGCTCGAGAAGGTCCGCGCCCTCGGCTACATGCAGGCCCCCGTGGTCATCGCCGACGACGACCACTGGAGCGGCTTCCGCCCCGACAAGATCGCCGCCCTGGCCGCCAAGGTCGACTAG
- a CDS encoding MFS transporter, translated as MSTYSTLLKTPGVSRIIAAQLTARFPFGMLSLAFLLHVEHVHHSYAAAGLVLAATSIGQAISGPLTSRWMGRWAMRPVLTLTLIVCLITMVTFTLYDFSVPVFMALGFVTGLSVPPVQPAVRTIYPKMVTSNQLTPLFSLDASAQEIIWVAGPVITTFVGTQIGTREAIWLAAAFLVGGGIWFIASPEVGRVRIPRSKRAFGKVLARPTVLLATVAGFLLIGACAAVEAGVVALFGEGSADSGIALAIFAAGSLVGGLALGHVPVGPWALGRRIAIVFVGMTLAIFATGLWPISITLLIAGVGIAPALAVMFAIVSSSVKFSDTAEAYGWAGTGQLIGSALGSAIAGFAIDHIGGQGGLIVAACFAFVGMIVGAAFHKALPDLRGRDASPLPDTEPVPVQTS; from the coding sequence GTGAGCACCTATTCGACCCTGCTGAAGACGCCCGGCGTCTCGCGCATCATCGCGGCCCAGCTGACCGCGCGCTTCCCGTTCGGCATGCTGTCGCTCGCGTTCCTGCTGCACGTCGAGCACGTGCACCACTCGTACGCCGCGGCCGGTCTCGTCCTCGCCGCGACGAGCATCGGCCAGGCGATCTCGGGCCCGCTCACCAGCCGATGGATGGGCCGCTGGGCGATGCGCCCCGTCCTGACCCTGACGCTGATCGTCTGCCTGATCACGATGGTCACCTTCACCCTGTACGACTTCTCGGTGCCGGTGTTCATGGCGCTCGGCTTCGTGACCGGCCTCAGCGTGCCTCCCGTCCAGCCGGCCGTCCGCACCATCTACCCCAAGATGGTCACCTCGAACCAGCTCACTCCCCTGTTCTCGCTCGACGCGTCCGCGCAAGAGATCATCTGGGTGGCCGGCCCGGTCATCACGACCTTCGTCGGGACGCAGATCGGCACCCGAGAGGCCATCTGGCTCGCCGCGGCGTTCCTGGTGGGCGGCGGCATCTGGTTCATCGCGTCGCCCGAGGTCGGACGCGTGCGCATCCCCCGCAGCAAGCGGGCCTTCGGCAAGGTGCTCGCGCGGCCGACCGTGCTGCTCGCGACCGTCGCCGGCTTCCTGCTCATCGGCGCCTGCGCCGCGGTCGAGGCGGGCGTCGTCGCGCTCTTCGGCGAGGGCAGTGCCGACTCGGGCATCGCGCTGGCCATCTTCGCCGCGGGGTCGCTGGTCGGTGGCCTCGCCCTCGGTCACGTCCCGGTCGGCCCGTGGGCGCTCGGCCGCCGCATCGCCATCGTCTTCGTCGGCATGACCCTCGCGATCTTCGCCACGGGCCTCTGGCCGATCAGCATCACGTTGCTGATCGCGGGCGTCGGCATCGCGCCCGCCCTCGCCGTCATGTTCGCCATCGTGTCGTCGAGCGTCAAGTTCAGCGACACGGCCGAGGCCTACGGCTGGGCCGGCACCGGCCAGCTGATCGGCTCGGCGCTGGGCTCGGCCATCGCCGGCTTCGCGATCGACCACATCGGCGGGCAGGGCGGCCTCATCGTGGCCGCCTGCTTCGCCTTCGTCGGCATGATCGTCGGCGCCGCGTTCCACAAGGCCCTGCCCGACCTCCGCGGTCGCGACGCGAGCCCCCTGCCCGACACCGAACCGGTGCCGGTCCAGACGAGCTGA
- a CDS encoding aldo/keto reductase has protein sequence MPSIDVPQITLNDGRTIPQLGLGVYKVADDEAERVVETALGEGYRHLDTAEFYANEKGVGRALEASGVPRDEVFLTTKVWNTAQGYDETLRSFDESLTKLGTDHVDLYLIHWPAPKQDKYVETYRALETIRAEGRALSIGVSNFQVAHLERLMAETDVVPAINQVEAHPWLQQHELRAFDAAHGIVTEAWSPLARGRILDNAALVRIGAKHGVTPAQVTIRWHLQQGLVVIPKSVTPSRIRANLDVFGFELDAGDLAAIAGIKTGERTGSHPDHNG, from the coding sequence ATGCCCTCCATCGACGTGCCCCAGATCACCCTCAACGACGGCCGCACGATCCCGCAGCTCGGCCTCGGCGTCTACAAGGTCGCCGACGACGAGGCCGAACGGGTCGTCGAGACCGCCCTCGGCGAGGGCTACCGCCACCTCGACACCGCCGAGTTCTACGCCAACGAGAAAGGCGTCGGACGCGCCCTCGAGGCGTCCGGCGTTCCCCGTGACGAGGTCTTCCTCACGACCAAGGTCTGGAACACCGCGCAGGGCTACGACGAGACGCTCCGCTCGTTCGACGAGAGCCTGACGAAGCTCGGCACCGACCACGTCGACCTCTACCTGATCCACTGGCCCGCCCCGAAGCAGGACAAGTACGTCGAGACGTACCGTGCCCTCGAGACGATCCGGGCCGAGGGCCGGGCGCTCTCGATCGGCGTGAGCAACTTCCAGGTCGCCCACCTCGAGCGTCTGATGGCCGAGACCGACGTCGTGCCGGCCATCAACCAGGTCGAGGCGCACCCGTGGTTGCAGCAGCACGAGCTACGCGCCTTCGACGCCGCGCACGGGATCGTGACCGAGGCGTGGTCGCCGCTGGCGCGAGGGCGCATCCTGGACAACGCGGCACTCGTGCGCATCGGCGCGAAGCACGGCGTCACCCCGGCCCAGGTGACGATCCGCTGGCACCTGCAGCAGGGCCTCGTCGTGATCCCGAAGTCGGTCACGCCGTCGCGCATCAGGGCCAACCTCGACGTCTTCGGCTTCGAGCTCGACGCGGGCGACCTCGCCGCCATCGCGGGCATCAAGACCGGCGAGCGCACCGGCTCGCACCCCGACCACAACGGCTGA
- a CDS encoding ribonuclease H family protein — translation MTITAAADGSALGNPGPAGWAWYVDDERWAAGGWPRATNNQGELTAVLELLRATAGTDDDLHILCDSQYTIKACTEWMPGWKRKGWRKADGKPVLNVEILKELDAALAGRKVRFEWVRGHVGHEMNEAADVRARGAATAFQNRTEVPSGPGWPGAPVATTDPITAPATPPAPPATLF, via the coding sequence ATGACCATCACCGCCGCAGCAGACGGATCGGCCCTCGGCAACCCCGGCCCCGCCGGATGGGCCTGGTACGTCGACGACGAGCGGTGGGCCGCCGGCGGCTGGCCGCGTGCCACGAACAACCAGGGCGAGCTCACCGCCGTGCTCGAGCTGCTCCGCGCCACGGCCGGCACCGACGACGACCTGCACATCCTGTGCGACAGCCAGTACACGATCAAGGCCTGCACCGAGTGGATGCCCGGCTGGAAGCGCAAGGGCTGGCGCAAGGCCGACGGCAAGCCCGTGCTCAACGTCGAGATCCTGAAAGAACTCGACGCCGCCCTGGCCGGACGCAAGGTGCGCTTCGAGTGGGTCCGCGGTCACGTCGGCCACGAGATGAACGAGGCGGCCGACGTGCGGGCCCGAGGCGCGGCCACGGCGTTCCAGAACCGCACCGAGGTGCCGTCCGGGCCCGGGTGGCCGGGGGCGCCGGTCGCGACGACCGACCCGATCACGGCGCCGGCGACCCCGCCCGCGCCTCCTGCGACGCTCTTCTGA
- a CDS encoding SDR family NAD(P)-dependent oxidoreductase — MSRLSGKVAIVTGAASGIGEAIVRRFADEGARVVATDIVDGAAVAAETGAEFVQHDVANGGDWKRVMDRIAEHYGRLDVLVNNAGIVSGQSIDVTQLESWNRVFAVNVTGVMLGTRFAIEQMRANPDGEGGSIINLAPATSFLGFGDDAAYTASKHALVGLTRSSAAHAAQEGWNIRINSLHPGPTDTALFRRQVEAQPQVLDAFRAMSPRGRLAKPDEVAGLALHLASDDSAFSTGAQFVVDGGLSSTHPSM; from the coding sequence ATGTCTCGTCTGTCCGGCAAAGTCGCCATCGTCACCGGGGCAGCCTCGGGCATCGGCGAGGCGATCGTCCGTCGGTTCGCCGACGAGGGGGCCAGGGTCGTCGCGACCGACATCGTCGACGGGGCGGCCGTGGCCGCCGAGACGGGCGCCGAATTCGTGCAGCACGACGTCGCCAACGGCGGCGACTGGAAGCGCGTCATGGACCGCATCGCCGAGCACTACGGCCGACTCGACGTCCTGGTGAACAACGCCGGCATCGTCTCGGGCCAGTCCATCGACGTCACCCAGCTCGAGAGCTGGAACCGCGTCTTCGCGGTCAACGTCACCGGCGTCATGCTCGGCACGCGCTTCGCCATCGAGCAGATGCGCGCGAACCCCGACGGCGAGGGCGGGTCGATCATCAACCTGGCCCCGGCGACGTCCTTCCTCGGCTTCGGTGACGACGCGGCCTACACGGCGAGCAAGCACGCCCTGGTCGGTCTCACCCGGTCGAGTGCGGCCCACGCCGCCCAAGAGGGCTGGAACATCCGCATCAACTCGCTGCACCCCGGCCCGACCGACACCGCACTGTTCCGCCGCCAGGTCGAGGCCCAGCCGCAGGTGCTCGACGCATTCCGCGCGATGAGCCCGCGGGGTCGCCTCGCCAAGCCCGACGAGGTCGCCGGGCTCGCCCTGCACCTCGCGAGCGACGACTCGGCCTTCTCGACCGGCGCCCAGTTCGTCGTCGACGGTGGCCTGTCGAGCACGCACCCCTCGATGTAG